The Methylococcus sp. Mc7 genomic sequence AAGCACGAACAGGTCCTGGGCCAGCGCTGCTACAAGTCGCTGAGCGAAGTCGACGGCGCCGTCGACCTCGCCCTGATCGCCACGCCGGCACCGACCGTTCCCGCCATCCTGAGGGAATGCGGCGAACAGAACGTCCGGGCCGCGATCGTGTTCTCCGCCGGTTTCGGGGACGGCGACAGCCAGGGCCGCCGCCTGTCCCAGTCGCTTCTCGCGGAAGCCAGAAATCAAGGCATAAGGCTGCTCGGGCCGAACTGCCTCGGTCTGATGCGGCCCAGCCTGAATCTCAACGCCACCTTCAGCAACAACGTCGCCCTGCCAGGCGGACTCGCCCTGGTGTCCCAATCCGGCGCCCTCTGCACGGCGATCGTCGACTGGGCCAGCGCCCACCGCATCGGGTTTTCCGTGGTCGCTTCCATCGGCTCGGCTTACGACCTCGATTTCGGCGACATCCTGGATTACCTGGCGCTGGACCAGGAGACCCGCAGCATCCTGTTGTATGTGGAAGGCATCCGCGACGCCCGCCGCTTCATGAGCGGCTTGCGGGCGGCGGCCCGGCTCAAGCCGGTCATCGTCATCAAGGCCGGCCGCTACGCCGAAGGCTCCCGCGCCGCGGTGTCCCATACCGGCGCCCTGGTGGGCGCCGACGACGTGTTCGACGCCGCTTTGAAACGGGCCGGCGTGGTCCGCGCCAAGACGATCGAGCAACTGTTCGCCGCGGCCCAGTTGCTGGCCGGCGCCCACCCGGTCCAGGGAGAGCGTCTCGCCATCGTCACCAATGCGGGGGGCCCCGGCGTGATGGCGACCGACGCCGCGGTCGAACGGCGGCTGCGCCTGGCCGAGCTGTCCCAGAGCACGCTGCAGCGCCTCGATCAAGCCCTGCCGGCGTTCTGGTCGCATGGCAATCCGATCGACATTCTCGGCGACGCCACGCCGGAGCGCTATGCCGCGGCGGTCGGAGCCTGCCTGGGCGATCCCGGCGTGGACGGCCTGCTGGTGATGCTCACGCCGCAGGCCATGACCGATCCCACCGGCGCGGCGAAGCGGACGCTCGAGGCCATCGGAGATTCGAAAAAGCCGGTCCTGGCCTGCTGGCTCGGCGAAACCCAGGTCCGGGAGGGCCGGGCGCTGTTCACGGAGCATGGCATCCCCTCCTTCCCCAATCCGGAGAGCGCCACCGAAGCCTTCGGCTTCCTCGCCGAGCACCATCGCAACCAGCAGATGCTGCTGCAGGTGCCCGGCCCCCTGGCCGAACTCGAAGCGCCCGACGTCGCCGGCGCCCACCTGATCGTGGAAGGCGCGCTGGGAGATAAGCGCAGCATACTTTCCCCGCTGGAAACGCGGGCCATCCTCGGGGCTTTCCGCATCCCCATGCTGCCGGCTCTCCCCGCCCATTCCCCCAACGAGGCCCTGGCGGCGGCGGAGTGCCTGGGATTTCCGGTCGTCCTGAAAGTGCTGTCGCCGGACATCACCCACAAGTCCGACGTGGACGGGGTGATGCTCAACGTGACACATGCCGAATCGGTGCGGCAGGCCTACAACGAGCTGCTGGCACGGGTCGGCCGGCGCAAACCGGATGCCCGCATCGAAGGGGCCTCGGTGGAAAAAATGTATACGGGGCGGAACGGCCGCGAACTGCTGGTGGGCGTGATCGACGATCCGGTGTTCGGCCCCGTGATCGGTTTCGGCGCCGGCGGCACGGCGGTGGAGATCAGCCGCGACCGGGCGATCGGTTTGCCGCCGGTCAACGCCCATATCGCCCGCACCCTGATCGGCCAGACCCGCGTCTCCGCCGCCCTCGGAGCTTTCCGCAACCTGCCGCCGATCCGCATGGAGGCGCTGGTCCAAACCCTGCAGCGGGTGTCGGAAATGGTGTGCGAACTGCCGCAGATCCGCGAGATGGACATCAATCCGCTGATGGCCGACGAAACCGGGGTTTATGCGCTCGATGCCCGGATCGTGGTGCGCCACCCGCCGCCCGGACGCAGACGCTACGATCACATGGCGATCCATCCCTATCCCGCGCAGTGGGTCAGCCGGTTTCAGCTCAACGACGGTACCCCCGTCACCATCCGCCCGATACGGCCCGAGGACGCGGCGATGGAGCAGGAATTCGTCCGCGGCCTGTCGGAGGAGGCCAAGTATTTCCGCTTCATGCAATCGGTCCAGGAATTGAGCGCCGAAATGCTGGTGCGCCTGACCCAGCTCGATTACCACCGGGAACTCGCCCTGATCGCGACCGTCGAGACCGACGAAAGGGAGACGGAGGTAGCGGTCGCGCGCTTTTTCAGCAATCCGGGGGGAGAAACCGCCGAGTTCGCCATCGTCGTCGCCGACGCCTGGCAGCGCCGCGGCATCGGCGCGCGCCTCATGGCCATGCTGGCCGACGCGGCGCGCGAAAAAGGCATACAAAAGCTGCAGGGCGAGGTGCTGGCGGGCAACGGCAAGATGCTGCACTTCATGGAAGCGCTGGGCTTCTCGGCGGCCCCCGCGGCCGATGATGCCTCGATCGTGCAAGTGTTCCGAAACCTGTGACGCCGAATCTCCCTGCGCAGCCGGCCGAGGAACGGCCGCATCCTCACCGGGTTTCCGAACTCATCCCCAGGAAAGCCCTGGAAGCCTGCCTGGCACGCATCGAAAACCACCGGAGACTGCTGGAAACGATACGGCGTCTACTGCCGCCCCCCTTGGCCGCCCATTGCCGGGACTGCGTGGCGGCAGACGGCACCCTGGTGCTTTACGCCGAGTCCGCGGCCTGGGCTTCGCAGCTGCGCTTCTACCTGCCCCGGATCATCGAAGAGCTGGCGAAGGAAGGCCATGGCCGGTTCCGCCAGGGCAAGGTCAGGACCCTCGCCATGGCCATGGAGGCACCGCACGCCGCCCCGCCCCGGCCGGCCCCGCACCGCCCCCTCCCGGCGACGATCGCCGCGCTCGAGGCGGCGGCGCGGGCCAGCGAAGGCGAAATCGGAGCCGCCCTCGCCCGCCTGTGCGGCACCCTGCGCCGGTTGCCGCGTTGAACCTCAACGCGCCGCCGGCGCCGT encodes the following:
- a CDS encoding bifunctional acetate--CoA ligase family protein/GNAT family N-acetyltransferase, coding for MAGPYLDTLFRPRAVAVFGASERPDSVGFRLFGNLLEGGFRGPVHPVNPKHEQVLGQRCYKSLSEVDGAVDLALIATPAPTVPAILRECGEQNVRAAIVFSAGFGDGDSQGRRLSQSLLAEARNQGIRLLGPNCLGLMRPSLNLNATFSNNVALPGGLALVSQSGALCTAIVDWASAHRIGFSVVASIGSAYDLDFGDILDYLALDQETRSILLYVEGIRDARRFMSGLRAAARLKPVIVIKAGRYAEGSRAAVSHTGALVGADDVFDAALKRAGVVRAKTIEQLFAAAQLLAGAHPVQGERLAIVTNAGGPGVMATDAAVERRLRLAELSQSTLQRLDQALPAFWSHGNPIDILGDATPERYAAAVGACLGDPGVDGLLVMLTPQAMTDPTGAAKRTLEAIGDSKKPVLACWLGETQVREGRALFTEHGIPSFPNPESATEAFGFLAEHHRNQQMLLQVPGPLAELEAPDVAGAHLIVEGALGDKRSILSPLETRAILGAFRIPMLPALPAHSPNEALAAAECLGFPVVLKVLSPDITHKSDVDGVMLNVTHAESVRQAYNELLARVGRRKPDARIEGASVEKMYTGRNGRELLVGVIDDPVFGPVIGFGAGGTAVEISRDRAIGLPPVNAHIARTLIGQTRVSAALGAFRNLPPIRMEALVQTLQRVSEMVCELPQIREMDINPLMADETGVYALDARIVVRHPPPGRRRYDHMAIHPYPAQWVSRFQLNDGTPVTIRPIRPEDAAMEQEFVRGLSEEAKYFRFMQSVQELSAEMLVRLTQLDYHRELALIATVETDERETEVAVARFFSNPGGETAEFAIVVADAWQRRGIGARLMAMLADAAREKGIQKLQGEVLAGNGKMLHFMEALGFSAAPAADDASIVQVFRNL
- a CDS encoding DUF721 domain-containing protein → MTPNLPAQPAEERPHPHRVSELIPRKALEACLARIENHRRLLETIRRLLPPPLAAHCRDCVAADGTLVLYAESAAWASQLRFYLPRIIEELAKEGHGRFRQGKVRTLAMAMEAPHAAPPRPAPHRPLPATIAALEAAARASEGEIGAALARLCGTLRRLPR